Proteins encoded in a region of the Desulfurellaceae bacterium genome:
- a CDS encoding glycosyltransferase — protein MIDPDKPDYVNTPASDRRPAYNYAPAGPAAPPTASIVTPFYNTGTIFHETARSVFRQSFQQWEWLIANDGSTRPEALAVLDEYRRRDDPRIRVIDLPTNQGPSAARNRAFQEARASYVVQLDSDNLLEPTAIEKWLWFLESHPEYAFVKGYSVGFDAREYLWRQGFHNNEVFLESNLVDITGALRRSVHQAVGGYDETIRGGLEDWDFWLRCASRDYWGTTLPEYLDWYRRRANHNERWDNWDGGKREAAFRKKLRQRYPRLWEDFPAPQAAPLVPYEAVSDTLPWENRLHKEKPRLLLMVPWLAMGGSDKFNLDLLGQLVRRGWEVTIATTLSGDHPWAAQFARCTPDIFILSHFLRPADYPRFLRYLIQSREIDAVLTSHSEFGYHILPYLRAHFPKLPLLDFCHIEEEAWKNGGYPQMSVTYQETLDRSLVSSEHLRAWMAGRGADPAAIQVCYTNIDSDYWRPDSEQGRRARQQYDIAASTPLIVFVGRLCVQKQPKVLAQTALRLTQTNADFVLMVAGDGPDFDWLKTFIHKNRLGRRVRLLGALPNDDIRDLLAAADIFFLPSEWEGIALSVYEAMACGVPVVGADVSGQAELVTPECGVLIGRGSEEDEARQYATVLARLLDEPEQRKRMGQQGRQRIQDYFRLEHMTDRVLAAYEAARQEREAAAALVPGVGLGRACATQAVEYLRITTVTDWLWQEREQRVARTAGAGTSLIPAHLVSTYDHSWRTVLYFSVRRMFLPLYTALLKTKRPWLLSLKNRLKRRLLREGAP, from the coding sequence ATGATTGATCCAGACAAGCCTGATTACGTGAATACGCCGGCCTCGGACCGCCGCCCGGCCTATAACTATGCTCCGGCCGGTCCGGCCGCCCCGCCGACGGCGAGCATTGTGACGCCGTTCTACAACACCGGGACGATTTTTCATGAGACGGCACGGTCGGTCTTCCGCCAGTCCTTCCAGCAGTGGGAATGGCTGATCGCCAACGACGGCTCGACCCGGCCCGAGGCGCTGGCGGTTCTGGACGAATACCGCCGCCGCGACGATCCCCGGATTCGGGTGATCGACCTGCCGACCAATCAGGGGCCGAGTGCGGCGCGAAACCGCGCCTTTCAAGAAGCCCGCGCGTCGTATGTCGTCCAACTCGACAGCGATAACCTGCTTGAGCCGACCGCCATAGAGAAATGGCTGTGGTTCCTAGAGTCGCATCCGGAATACGCCTTCGTTAAAGGCTACTCGGTGGGCTTTGATGCCCGGGAGTATTTGTGGCGGCAGGGCTTCCACAACAATGAGGTCTTCCTCGAATCGAATCTGGTAGATATCACCGGCGCGCTGCGTCGCAGCGTGCATCAGGCGGTCGGCGGCTATGATGAAACGATTCGGGGCGGACTCGAAGACTGGGACTTCTGGCTGCGCTGCGCCAGTCGGGATTATTGGGGGACAACGCTGCCGGAGTATCTCGACTGGTACCGGCGGCGAGCGAATCACAATGAGCGCTGGGATAATTGGGATGGAGGGAAACGCGAGGCTGCGTTTCGGAAAAAACTCCGTCAGCGCTATCCGCGTCTCTGGGAGGATTTCCCCGCTCCCCAAGCCGCGCCGCTTGTGCCGTATGAGGCCGTCTCCGACACGTTGCCGTGGGAGAATCGACTCCACAAGGAGAAGCCGCGTCTGTTACTGATGGTGCCGTGGCTGGCCATGGGCGGATCGGACAAGTTCAATCTTGATCTGCTTGGCCAACTCGTCCGGAGAGGTTGGGAAGTGACCATAGCGACTACGCTCAGCGGCGATCATCCGTGGGCGGCCCAATTTGCCCGCTGTACGCCTGATATTTTTATCTTGTCCCATTTTCTTCGACCTGCGGATTATCCGCGCTTTTTGCGCTATCTGATACAGAGCCGAGAGATCGATGCCGTGCTCACCTCGCATAGCGAGTTCGGCTACCACATCCTGCCCTATCTGCGAGCGCATTTTCCAAAGCTCCCCTTGCTTGATTTTTGTCATATTGAGGAGGAGGCGTGGAAGAATGGCGGCTATCCGCAGATGTCGGTCACCTACCAGGAAACGCTTGACCGCAGCTTGGTTTCGTCGGAACATCTGAGAGCCTGGATGGCAGGGCGGGGCGCGGACCCGGCCGCTATCCAGGTGTGTTATACGAATATCGACTCCGACTATTGGCGGCCCGACTCCGAGCAGGGCCGGCGTGCTCGTCAGCAATATGATATTGCCGCCTCAACACCGTTGATTGTGTTTGTTGGGCGTCTATGTGTCCAGAAACAACCGAAAGTCCTGGCACAGACAGCGCTCCGTCTCACCCAAACCAACGCTGATTTCGTGCTTATGGTTGCCGGCGATGGGCCGGATTTTGATTGGCTCAAAACCTTTATCCACAAGAACAGGCTGGGGCGACGGGTCCGCTTGCTTGGGGCACTGCCCAATGACGATATTCGGGATCTTCTTGCTGCTGCGGATATCTTCTTTCTCCCCTCCGAATGGGAAGGCATAGCGCTCTCGGTCTACGAAGCTATGGCCTGCGGGGTGCCGGTTGTCGGAGCAGATGTGAGCGGGCAGGCCGAACTGGTCACACCTGAATGCGGGGTGCTGATTGGTCGTGGATCGGAAGAAGACGAAGCCCGGCAGTATGCGACTGTCCTGGCCCGACTGCTGGACGAGCCGGAACAACGGAAGCGTATGGGTCAGCAGGGGCGCCAGCGTATTCAAGACTACTTCCGACTTGAGCACATGACCGATAGAGTCCTCGCCGCATATGAAGCGGCGCGACAGGAACGGGAAGCGGCAGCGGCGCTGGTTCCTGGCGTTGGTCTCGGTCGCGCCTGTGCAACGCAAGCGGTGGAATACTTACGGATCACAACCGTGACGGACTGGCTCTGGCAAGAACGGGAGCAGAGAGTTGCACGAACGGCGGGTGCCGGAACGAGCTTGATTCCCGCCCATCTCGTCTCCACGTATGACCATTCCTGGCGGACGGTGTTGTATTTTTCGGTCCGTCGGATGTTCTTGCCGTTGTATACCGCCCTGCTTAAGACGAAACGTCCGTGGCTATTATCCCTGAAAAATCGTCTCAAACGGCGTTTACTGCGCGAGGGAGCCCCATGA
- a CDS encoding glycosyltransferase, which produces MALDMRILQVVHGYPPQKWGGVELLTASLTRALAERGHQVTVFARMADSAAEEFSVRDDELDADEPEVRVVRVVNNLSHVSHFRLEYNNPFLDEAFHRVLTEARPDIVHIQHLGNLSGSLIQVPAQLGYPVVLSLHDFFFACSRHYLIDNHARLCPGPDRGERCIACLESMTSADEARRRFAYFEQLLHIPQRVIVPSRFLADRMREIFPVLESRLHVVAPGIVPGRQLEREERNTRQPHPLRVLCIGMLAPYKGPHVLIKAVQGLPVGSVAVSLYGGRLAVWNAYADQLEADAADLPIRFCGPYAHDELSAILARHDVLVVPSICEETFSLVTREALQAGLPVIAAKRGALPEAIRDGVNGLLFDPENADDLRRCLERLQTDTRLREQLTPASTPIRDPQAYAQDMEAVYEAVRDKSTEESPHPGPLPAGEGRPKWTTTRAVSVCLPTYNGANYLEGALRSVLNQTYQDFELLIVDDGSTDATLDIVQSFSDPRIQLYRNPERLGIPANWNRCLELAGGEFVCVFHQDDVMLPENVERKVQLLSADETVGFVHSAVETLVDASAPSPFADWIEDATEDMVFDGVEYFRTLLLNGNRVCAPTVLARRRPLLEQGGFDQNLGFACDYAMWLRLCLTYRVGFLVCPLVRHRWHGGNASHAYQFERGVDEITKAARRGLLLYHNRGLHSDGPVLDDALTALDSLRHWAVELQRGKIWLEGQLAGWRNVAETQNDVICELKGWIEELETGKAWLEEQGREQQAWIGELERGKAWLEEQRAAWQAQAEHWQAQTRQWQSSMWGRLGLVLKIVNPAQKLPDKESKPDD; this is translated from the coding sequence ATGGCACTCGATATGCGTATTCTCCAGGTGGTGCACGGCTATCCGCCCCAGAAGTGGGGTGGGGTAGAACTGCTCACCGCAAGCCTGACTCGGGCGCTTGCGGAGCGGGGCCATCAGGTGACTGTCTTTGCCCGGATGGCCGACTCCGCGGCCGAGGAATTCTCGGTGCGAGACGATGAGCTTGACGCAGACGAGCCCGAAGTGCGTGTGGTGCGCGTTGTCAACAATCTGAGCCATGTCTCACATTTCCGCCTGGAGTACAACAACCCGTTTCTCGACGAGGCATTCCACCGAGTCCTGACCGAAGCCCGGCCCGACATCGTGCATATTCAGCATCTCGGGAATCTGTCCGGCAGCCTGATCCAGGTTCCGGCCCAGCTTGGCTATCCGGTTGTCCTCAGCCTGCACGATTTCTTTTTTGCCTGTTCCCGTCACTATCTGATAGACAACCACGCCCGGCTGTGTCCGGGGCCAGACCGGGGTGAGCGCTGTATAGCCTGCTTGGAGTCGATGACGAGCGCGGATGAGGCGCGCCGGCGTTTCGCCTATTTTGAGCAACTTCTTCATATTCCGCAGCGGGTGATTGTTCCGTCCCGGTTTCTGGCCGACAGAATGCGGGAGATTTTCCCCGTGCTGGAGTCGCGTCTTCACGTTGTTGCCCCCGGTATCGTTCCCGGCCGACAGCTCGAACGAGAAGAACGGAACACCCGGCAGCCGCATCCGCTCCGGGTGTTATGCATTGGCATGCTCGCGCCGTATAAAGGCCCGCATGTACTCATCAAAGCAGTGCAAGGGCTCCCGGTCGGAAGCGTTGCAGTATCCCTGTATGGTGGCCGCCTGGCCGTCTGGAACGCGTATGCCGATCAGTTGGAGGCAGACGCGGCAGACCTGCCCATCCGTTTTTGTGGACCCTATGCACATGATGAATTGAGCGCCATTCTGGCCCGGCACGACGTGCTGGTCGTCCCCAGCATATGCGAGGAAACCTTTTCCCTGGTTACGCGGGAGGCGCTTCAGGCCGGTCTGCCGGTCATTGCCGCCAAGCGTGGGGCATTACCCGAAGCCATTCGGGACGGAGTGAACGGCCTGCTGTTTGACCCCGAGAACGCCGACGACCTGCGGCGCTGCCTGGAGCGACTGCAAACCGACACCCGGTTGCGCGAACAGCTCACGCCAGCCTCAACGCCAATCCGAGACCCGCAGGCATACGCTCAGGATATGGAGGCCGTGTATGAGGCCGTGCGGGACAAATCGACGGAAGAAAGCCCTCACCCTGGCCCCCTCCCAGCGGGAGAGGGGAGGCCAAAATGGACAACGACACGAGCGGTGAGCGTATGTCTCCCTACATATAACGGTGCGAATTACCTTGAAGGGGCGCTGCGCAGCGTTCTGAACCAGACTTATCAGGATTTTGAACTCCTGATTGTTGATGACGGCTCAACCGACGCCACGCTCGATATCGTCCAGTCATTTTCTGACCCGAGAATACAGTTGTACCGGAACCCGGAACGGCTGGGCATCCCGGCCAATTGGAACCGCTGCCTTGAACTCGCCGGTGGAGAGTTCGTGTGTGTCTTTCACCAGGACGATGTCATGCTCCCTGAAAATGTAGAGCGCAAAGTCCAGCTTCTGAGCGCGGATGAAACGGTCGGCTTTGTCCATTCTGCGGTGGAAACGCTGGTCGATGCCTCAGCCCCAAGCCCTTTTGCAGACTGGATTGAGGACGCGACCGAAGACATGGTGTTCGATGGGGTGGAGTATTTTCGGACCTTACTCCTCAATGGCAACCGGGTGTGCGCACCTACCGTCTTGGCCCGGCGTCGCCCCCTGCTCGAACAGGGCGGATTTGACCAGAACCTGGGCTTTGCCTGTGATTATGCAATGTGGCTCCGGCTGTGCCTGACGTATCGGGTTGGCTTTCTGGTGTGTCCCCTGGTCCGCCATCGCTGGCATGGCGGCAACGCTTCGCACGCCTACCAATTCGAGCGCGGGGTGGATGAAATCACCAAAGCCGCTCGCCGCGGCCTCCTGCTATACCATAACCGGGGACTGCACTCCGACGGCCCAGTTCTTGACGACGCATTGACCGCCCTCGATTCGCTGCGTCATTGGGCTGTGGAACTCCAACGCGGAAAAATCTGGCTGGAAGGTCAACTGGCCGGTTGGCGGAATGTTGCCGAGACCCAGAACGACGTGATTTGTGAACTCAAGGGCTGGATAGAAGAACTCGAAACAGGTAAGGCGTGGCTGGAAGAGCAGGGGCGTGAGCAACAGGCGTGGATTGGCGAGTTGGAGCGGGGCAAGGCATGGCTGGAAGAGCAGCGGGCGGCCTGGCAGGCGCAGGCCGAGCATTGGCAGGCGCAGACACGTCAGTGGCAAAGCAGTATGTGGGGACGGCTGGGCTTGGTGTTGAAAATCGTGAATCCCGCTCAGAAATTGCCAGACAAAGAGAGCAAGCCTGATGATTGA